The Suricata suricatta isolate VVHF042 chromosome 4, meerkat_22Aug2017_6uvM2_HiC, whole genome shotgun sequence genome includes a region encoding these proteins:
- the TMEM214 gene encoding transmembrane protein 214, whose product MAARAAGGGRWEVVRKGRRPGAGGSGRSGGGDRRALGEANGVWKYDLTPPIQTTSTLYERGFERILKRQNKEQVPPPAVEPKKPGNKKQNKKAAALTSQNQKQGRFRSLEEALKALDVAALQKELDKSQSVFSGNPSVWLKDLASYLNYKLQAPLSEPTLSQHTHDYPYSLVSRELRGIIRGLLAKAAGSLDLFFDHCLFTMLQELDKTPGESLHGYRICIQAILQDKPRIATTNLGKFLELLRSHQSRPAKCLTIMWALGQPGFTNLTEGLKVWLGIMLPVLGIKSLSPFAIAYLDRLLLMHPNLTKGFGMIGPKDFFPLLDFAYMPNNSLTPSLQEQLCQLYPRLKVLAFGAKPESVLHTYFPSFLSRATPSCPPEMKKELLSSLTECLTVDPLSASVWRQLYPKHLSQSSLLLEHLLRSWEQIPKKTQKSLQETIQSFKLANQELLRKGSCSNQDAVTCDTACKGLLQQARGYRLPWTRLLLLVLIFAVGFLCHDFRSHSSFEASLSGRLLRSSGFLPAGQQVCAKVYSYSLQGYSWLEEALPAWGSHLLTMARPGLQLAWTYTNATVSFLSAHCASHLAWFGDSLTNLSQRIQLPATLTQLLQALRELLLLLHQNVLLPLWHMLLEALARAREHCHEACRGEVTWDCVKTQLGEAAHWLWVGLQDISVALLDWVLAVISRQ is encoded by the exons ATGGCAGCCAGGGCGGCTGGTGGGGGGCGCTGGGAGGTGGTGAGGAAGGGGCGGCGACCCGGGGCCGGCGGCAGTGGTAGAAGCGGTGGAGGGGACCGCCGGGCTCTCGGGGAGGCGAACGGTGTGTGGAAATACGACCTGACCC CTCCAATTCAGACGACAAGCACCCTTTATGAGCGGGGCTTTGAGAGAATCCTGAAGCGGCAGAATAAGGAGCAAGTTCCACCGCCAGCTGTGGAGCCTAAGAAGCCCGGGAACAAGAAGCAGAACAAGAAGGCGGCCGCCCTCACCAGCCAAAACCAGAAGCAGGGTCGCTTCCGCAGCCTGGAGGAGGCACTGAAAGCT CTGGACGTGGCAGCCCTCCAGAAGGAACTAGACAAGAGCCAAAGCGTGTTCTCTGGAAACCCATCCGTGTGGTTGAAGGACCTGGCCAGCTATCTCAACTACAAGCTGCAAGCGCCTCTAAGTGAACCCACCCTAAGCCAGCACACTCACG ATTATCCCTACAGCCTGGTGAGCCGGGAGCTGCGTGGGATCATCCGAGGGCTACTGGCCAAGGCCGCGGGGTCTCTGGATCTCTTTTTCGACCACTGTCTCTTCACTATGCTGCAGGAGCTGGATAAGACGCCAG GGGAGTCACTGCATGGTTACCGCATCTGTATCCAGGCCATTCTGCAAGACAAGCCCAGGATTGCCACCACGAACCTGGGCAAG TTCCTGGAACTGCTAAGGTCTCACCAGAGCCGTCCAGCAAAGTGTCTGACCATCATGTGGGCCTTGGGTCAACCAGGTTTTACCAACCTCACTGAAGGACTGAAAG TGTGGCTGGGGATCATGCTGCCTGTGCTGGGCATcaagtctctgtctcccttcgcCATTGCATACCTGGATCGGCTGCTCCT GATGCACCCCAACCTCACCAAGGGCTTTGGCATGATTGGCCCCAAGGACTTCTTCCCGCTTCTGGACTTTGCCTACATGCCCAACAACTCCCTGACACCCAG cctgcagGAGCAGCTGTGTCAGCTCTACCCCCGACTGAAGGTGCTAGCATTTGGGGCGAAGCCGGAATCCGTCCTGCACACGTActtcccctccttcctgtccagagccacccccagctgcccccctGAGATGAAGAAAGAG CTCCTGAGCAGCCTGACCGAGTGCCTGACGGTGGACCCCCTCAGCGCCAGCGTCTGGAGGCAGCTGTACCCCAAGCACTTGTCACAGTccag CCTGCTGCTGGAACACCTGCTCAGGTCCTGGGAGCAGATTCCCAAGAAG ACGCAGAAGTCTTTGCAAGAAACCATTCAGTCCTTCAAGCTGGCCAACCAGGAGCTGCTGAGGAAGGGCAGCTGCAGCAACCAGGATGCCGTCACCTGCGACACGGCCTGCAAG GGCCTGTTGCAACAGGCACGGGGCTACCGGCTGCCCTGGACACGGCTGCTCCTACTGGTGCTGATCTTTGCCGTAGGCTTCCTGTGCCATGACTTCCGCTCACACAGCTCTTTCGAGG CCTCCCTTTCTGGCCGGTTGCTTCGATCATCTGGGTTCTTGCCTGCTGGCCAGCAAGTATGTGCCAAGGTCTACTCCTATAGCCTACAAGGCTACAG CTGGCTGGAGGAGGCACTGCCGGCCTGGGGCTCCCACCTGCTGACCATGGCGAGGCCCGGTCTGCAGCTGGCCTGGACCTACACCAATGCCACGGTCAGCTTTCTTTCTGCCCACTGTGCCTCCCACCTTGCCTGGTTTGGGGACAGCCTCACCAACCTATCGCAGAGA ATCCAGCTCCCCGCTACCCTGACccagctgctccaggctctgcgggAGCTGCTCCTGCTGCTTCACCAGAATGTGTTGCTGCCGCTGTGGCACATGCTGCTGGAGGCCCTGGCCCGGGCCCGGGAGCACTGCCATGAGGCGTGCAG AGGTGAGGTGACTTGGGACTGCGTGAAGACACAACTCGGGGAGGCTGCCCACTGGCTCTGGGTCGGCCTGCAGGACATCTCCGTGGCCCTCTTGGACTGGGTCCTCGCTGTGATATCCCGGCAGTAG
- the MAPRE3 gene encoding microtubule-associated protein RP/EB family member 3 isoform X2, protein MAVNVYSTSVTSENLSRHDMLAWVNDSLHLNYTKIEQLCSGAAYCQFMDMLFPGCVHLRKVKFQAKLEHEYIHNFKVLQAAFKKMGVDKIIPVEKLVKGKFQDNFEFIQWFKKFFDANYDGKDYNPLLARQGQDVAPPPNPVPQRTSPTGPKNMQTSGRLSNVAPPCILRKNPPSARNGGHETDAQILELNQQLLDLKLTVDGLEKERDFYFSKLRDIELICQEHESENSPVISGIIGILYATEEGFAPPEDDEIEEHQQEDQDEY, encoded by the exons ATGGCCGTCAATGTGTACTCCACATCTGTGACCAGTGAAAATCTGAGTCGCCATGATATGCTTGCATGGGTCAATGACTCCCTGCACCTCAACTATACCAAGATAGAACAGCTCTGTTCAG GGGCAGCCTATTGCCAGTTCATGGACATGCTCTTCCCTGGCTGTGTGCACTTGAGGAAGGTGAAGTTCCAGGCCAAACTAGAGCATGAATACATCCACAACTTCAAGGTGCTGCAAGCAGCTTTCAAGAAGATGGGTGTTGACAAA ATAATTCCCGTAGAGAAATTAGTGAAAGGAAAATTCCAAgataattttgagtttattcagTGGTTTAAGAAATTCTTTGACGCAAACTATGACGGAAAGGATTACAACCCTCTGCTGGCGCGGCAGGGCCAGGACGTAGCGCCCCCTCCTAACCCAG TTCCACAGAGGACGTCCCCCACAGGCCCCAAAAATATGCAGACCTCCGGCCGGCTGAGCAATGTGGCCCCACCCTGCATCCTCCGGAAGAACCCCCCATCAGCCCGGAATGGTGGCCATGAGACCGATGCCCAGATTCTTGAACTCAATCAGCAG CTATTGGATTTGAAGCTGACGGTGGATGGGCTGGAGAAGGAGCGCGACTTCTACTTCAGCAAACTTCGAGACATCGAGCTTATCTGCCAGGAACATGAAAGTGAGAACAGCCCTGTTATCTCGGGCATCATAGGCATTCTCTACGCCACTGAG GAAGGATTTGCACCCCCCGAGGACGATGAGATCGAGGAACACCAACAGGAAGACCAAGACGAGTACTGA
- the MAPRE3 gene encoding microtubule-associated protein RP/EB family member 3 isoform X1 has protein sequence MAVNVYSTSVTSENLSRHDMLAWVNDSLHLNYTKIEQLCSGAAYCQFMDMLFPGCVHLRKVKFQAKLEHEYIHNFKVLQAAFKKMGVDKIIPVEKLVKGKFQDNFEFIQWFKKFFDANYDGKDYNPLLARQGQDVAPPPNPGDQIFNKSKKLIGTAVPQRTSPTGPKNMQTSGRLSNVAPPCILRKNPPSARNGGHETDAQILELNQQLLDLKLTVDGLEKERDFYFSKLRDIELICQEHESENSPVISGIIGILYATEEGFAPPEDDEIEEHQQEDQDEY, from the exons ATGGCCGTCAATGTGTACTCCACATCTGTGACCAGTGAAAATCTGAGTCGCCATGATATGCTTGCATGGGTCAATGACTCCCTGCACCTCAACTATACCAAGATAGAACAGCTCTGTTCAG GGGCAGCCTATTGCCAGTTCATGGACATGCTCTTCCCTGGCTGTGTGCACTTGAGGAAGGTGAAGTTCCAGGCCAAACTAGAGCATGAATACATCCACAACTTCAAGGTGCTGCAAGCAGCTTTCAAGAAGATGGGTGTTGACAAA ATAATTCCCGTAGAGAAATTAGTGAAAGGAAAATTCCAAgataattttgagtttattcagTGGTTTAAGAAATTCTTTGACGCAAACTATGACGGAAAGGATTACAACCCTCTGCTGGCGCGGCAGGGCCAGGACGTAGCGCCCCCTCCTAACCCAGGTGATCAGATCTTCAACAAATCCAAGAAACTCATTGGCACAGCAG TTCCACAGAGGACGTCCCCCACAGGCCCCAAAAATATGCAGACCTCCGGCCGGCTGAGCAATGTGGCCCCACCCTGCATCCTCCGGAAGAACCCCCCATCAGCCCGGAATGGTGGCCATGAGACCGATGCCCAGATTCTTGAACTCAATCAGCAG CTATTGGATTTGAAGCTGACGGTGGATGGGCTGGAGAAGGAGCGCGACTTCTACTTCAGCAAACTTCGAGACATCGAGCTTATCTGCCAGGAACATGAAAGTGAGAACAGCCCTGTTATCTCGGGCATCATAGGCATTCTCTACGCCACTGAG GAAGGATTTGCACCCCCCGAGGACGATGAGATCGAGGAACACCAACAGGAAGACCAAGACGAGTACTGA
- the AGBL5 gene encoding cytosolic carboxypeptidase-like protein 5 isoform X6 → MPKKLVFIVLPSSWATPPASPQLSGPEWAGGCFPGLVMELRCGGLLFSSRFDSGNLAHVEKVESAASDGEGAAGGGASAPSSSIASSPDYEFNVWTRPDCAETEFENGNRSWFYFSVRGGAPGKLIKINIMNMNKQSKLYSQGMAPFVRTLPTRPRWERIRDRPTFEMTETQFVLSFVHRFVEGRGATTFFAFCYPFSYSDCQDLLKQLDQRFLENHPTHSSPLDTIYYHREILCYSLDGLRVDLLTITSCHGLREDREPRLEQLFPDTGTPRPFRFTGKRIFFLSSRVHPGETPSSFVFNGFLDFILRPDDPRAQTLRRLFVFKLIPMLNPDGVVRGHYRLCLSLFSYSTDSRGVNLNRQYLKPDAVLHPAIYGAKAVLLYHHVHSRLNSQSPSEHQHNPHLSPNAPLSDLKKTNNIQNEAHLGHAPNGDHPEGWTQTESAEQKPSGVWILPHQSAEGAQPAADAIPPRESGVAYYVDLHGHASKRGCFMYGNSFSDESTQVENMLYPKLISLNSAHFDFQGCNFSEKNMYARDRRDGQSKEGSGRVAIYKASGIIHSYTLECNYNTGRSVNSIPAACHDNGRASPPPPPAFPSRYTVELFEQVGRAMAIAALDMAECNPWPRIVLSEHSSLTNLRAWLLRHVRTSRGLSSTANAGSSKKRGVRTPPKSNNGLPVSCSEMPLSRARSFSTGTGGGGGPQNCPQMKNSPSFPFHGSRPSGLSGLGSSTQKVSHRVLGPIRASHTSSLIDPGKECQHPKFPFPDYKREIGKSLLSRPRSSLEDSAQFFISMLLSTSPPSPMQSVV, encoded by the exons ATGCCCAAAAAACTTGTTTTCATTGTGCTTCCTTCTTCCTGGGCCACCCCCCCCGCCTCGCCCCAGCTGTCAGGGCCAGAGTGGGCAGGAGGATGCTTTCCCGGCCTCGTCATGGAGCTGCGCTGCGGGGGACTGCTGTTCAGTTCTCGCTTTGATTCAGGGAACCTAGCCCATGTGGAGAAGGTGGAATCTGCAGCTAGTGATGGGGAAGGGGCGGCAGGTGGGGGGGCATCAGCCCCCAGCAGTAGCATCGCCTCTTCTCCTGACTATGAGTTCAACGTGTGGACCCGTCCAGACTGTGCTGAAACTGAATTCGAGAATGGGAACAG GTCATGGTTCTACTTCAGTGTCCGGGGAGGAGCTCCAGGGAAACTCATCAAGATCAACATTATGAACATGAACAAGCAGAGCAAGCTGTATTCCCAGGGCATGGCCCCCTTTGTGCGCACGCTGCCCACCCGGCCACGCTGGGAACGCATTCGAGATCGGCCCACCTTTGAG ATGACAGAGACGCAGTTTGTGTTGTCCTTTGTCCACCGTTTCGTGGAGGGCCGTGGGGCCACCACCTTCTTCGCCTTCTGCTACCCCTTCTCCTACAGTGACTGCCAGGATTTGCTAAAGCAGCTAGACCAGCGCTTTCTGGAGAACCACCCTACCCATAGCAG cCCCCTGGACACCATTTATTACCACCGTGAGATTCTTTGCTATTCTTTGGATGGACTTCGTGTAGATCTGCTAACGATCACTTCCTGCCATGGGCTTCGAGAGGATCGAGAGCCCCGTCTAGAGCAGCTATTTCCTGATACCGGCACCCCCCGACCATTCCGATTCACAGGCAAGAGG ATATTCTTCTTAAGCAGTAGGGTGCACCCCGGGGAGACTCCATCTAGCTTTGTCTTCAATGGCTTTCTGGACTTCATCCTTCGACCTGATGACCCCCGCGCCCAAACCCTGCGTCGCCTCTTTGTCTTTAAGCTGATTCCCATGTTGAACCCCGACGGTGTGGTCCGGGGCCACTACCG ACTCTGCCTCAGTCTGTTTTCCTACAGCACAGACTCACGTGGAGTGAACCTGAACCGTCAGTACCTGAAGCCCGATGCAGTCCTGCACCCAGCCATCTATGGGGCCAAAGCTGTGCTTCTCTACCACCATGTGCACTCCAGACTGAACTCCCAGAGCCCCTCCGAGCACCAGCACAATCCTCATCTCTCTCCCAATGCTCCCCTCTCTGACCTCAAGAAAACCAATAATATCCAAAACGAAGCTCACCTTGGGCACGCACCTAATGGGGATCACCCCGAAGGCTGGACGCAGACCGAGTCCGCAGAACAGAAGCCCAGCGGCGTGTGGATTCTGCCACACCAGTCCGCCGAGGGTGCGCAGCCAGCCGCCGATGCCATCCCTCCCAGAGAGAGTGGCGTGGCTTACTACGTGGACCTGCATGGACATGCTTCCAAAAGGGGCTGCTTCATGTACGGAAACAGCTTTAGTGATGAGAGCACCCAG GTGGAAAATATGCTGTATCCAAAGCTCATCTCCTTGAACTCAGCACACTTCGACTTCCAGGGTTGCAATTTCTCAGAGAAGAACATGTATGCCCGAGACCGCAGAGATGGCCAGTCTAAGGAGGGAAGCGGCCGGGTTGCAATCTACAAAGCCTCAGGGATAATCCACAG CTACACACTTGAATGCAACTACAACACTGGACGCTCCGTCAACAGCATCCCTGCTGCCTGCCATGACAACGGGCgggccagcccccctcccccgccggctTTCCCCTCCAGATACACTGTGGAACTGTTTGAACAG GTGGGCCGCGCTATGGCCATCGCGGCCCTGGACATGGCAGAGTGCAACCCGTGGCCCCGGATTGTGCTGTCAGAGCACAGCAGCCTCACGAACCTCCGCGCCTGGCTGCTGAGACACGTGCGCACCAGCCGGGGCCTGAGCAGCACTGCGAACGCGGGCAGCAGCAAGAAGAGAGGCGTTCGAACTCCACCCAAAAGTAACAA CGGCTTGCCGGTGTCCTGCTCCGAAATGCCCTTGAGCCGCGCGCGCAGCTTTAGCACCGGTacaggcggcggcggcggcccaCAGAACTGTCCACAGATGAAGAACTCCCCCAGCTTTCCTTTTCATGGCAGTCGGCCCTCGGGGCTGTCAGGCCTGGGCTCTAGCACTCAAAAGGTCAGCCACCGGGTGCTGGGCCCCATCAGAG cCTCTCATACCTCTTCACTCATAGATCCTGGGAAGGAATGTCAGCATCCTAAATTCCCCTTCCCTGACtacaaaagagaaataggaaagagTCTTCTCTCTAGGCCCAGGTCCTCACTGGAGGATTCTGCGCAGTTTTTCATCAGTATGTTATTATCgacctcacccccctccccaatgCAAAGTGTCGTATGA